From Thermodesulfobacteriota bacterium, one genomic window encodes:
- a CDS encoding YggT family protein codes for MNIIGNLLGALATVIDILLNVYMWIIVARAIISWVSPNPHNPIVNFLIVATEPVLRYVRRVVPPIGGTFDLSPILVLVAIVFLRQFLVQTLRQLAINLSTGAF; via the coding sequence ATGAATATCATCGGCAACCTGCTTGGAGCTTTGGCAACAGTCATAGATATATTGCTTAATGTCTATATGTGGATAATAGTGGCAAGGGCTATAATATCGTGGGTAAGCCCGAATCCACATAATCCGATTGTGAATTTTCTGATAGTCGCTACCGAACCGGTGCTCAGGTATGTCAGAAGAGTCGTCCCCCCAATAGGAGGAACTTTCGACCTTTCGCCGATACTTGTACTAGTGGCTATCGTCTTTTTGAGACAATTTTTAGTTCAAACCCTTCGCCAATTGGCAATCAAC